TCATGCACCCATTTTTAGTCGATGTCCAACCTGATAGTGTATCTTTCCATGCTTCTATAGTTAAATTCTTTGATAGAAAACCCCCCAAAACAGAAAGTGCAAGTGGTAATCCATTACATTTACTTGCAATCTGTCTCCCTAGTTCTTCAAACTCACCAATGTTATGTATCAAGGACCTTTTATATGATGGCAAGGTCTTGCTAATGAAAAGGTTCCAGCTTTTCTCGGTCCAAGAGTTTCAGATTGTGAACTTTTCTCGGCATTTCAATGTGATATGCAACAACAATCTTTCGGGTGGTTAACATTACTCTACTGCCATTATCTACATCTGGAAATACTTTGATGGTTCTGTTTATCTGATTCCATGTATCTGTGGTCCACACATCATCAAACACAACTAAGTATCTTTTATCCAGTAGAAAATCACGGATCTTCTTTCCCACATCATACTCTTGCATCCGATCAATTTCTATGCCCTCATATTTACCCTTAAATATTTGTTTCATAATATCTTTCAGTAAATCAGCACCCGTAAACTTTTGGGATACGACCCAAGCAATTGTGTGAAAGTGTTCCTTGATTTTATTTGAATTGTAGACTTTTCGAGCTAGTGTAGTTTTCCCTGCTCCACCCATGCCAACTATTGAAACCACACTAAGGTTGTTATCCGAAGCAAGTAATTTTGTTTCTATCTCATTTTGCTCATCCTCAAAACCAACAACAGTAACATCTTCAGA
The genomic region above belongs to Panicum virgatum strain AP13 chromosome 8N, P.virgatum_v5, whole genome shotgun sequence and contains:
- the LOC120686897 gene encoding putative disease resistance protein At1g50180; protein product: MVEPAISATVGRIGELAVQETKFLCGVTSEAGFLKDELERLQCFLQDAGTKRKSGSASAKLWVSQIRNATYEAENVLEVVDYMEKRNRLKKGFMGTISRYARLPSDLVTLHNVGNEIQRIRRKINEISESANRLNLIGLGSNAASEESLVEDDSLQHSGLVYPNSEDVTVVGFEDEQNEIETKLLASDNNLSVVSIVGMGGAGKTTLARKVYNSNKIKEHFHTIAWVVSQKFTGADLLKDIMKQIFKGKYEGIEIDRMQEYDVGKKIRDFLLDKRYLVVFDDVWTTDTWNQINRTIKVFPDVDNGSRVMLTTRKIVVAYHIEMPRKVHNLKLLDREKLEPFH